The Chitinophaga parva genomic sequence GGCACATGTTGCTGTAACCTTATAGCCGGGAAACAGTGCAACGCCGCCCCCTGTTTGTTATTGTGTTACAGCCTTTATGTCCCTTTACTGCAATAATTACCATGCTTTCCCGTTTTCACTCCGGTTTACATGTTTGCTAAGCAACAGCATTCCAATCAATTCCATTTACCGGTATTTACCTTTCTCCTGTCCCAATCTTTTAACAAAAATTTTAGCACACATTTTGCCTGCGTGTTAGTAACCATAAAAACAATCCGATATGAAAAAACTGTTTCTCGCCATGACAGTGCTGGCGCTTACCTCTTTGTCTGCCGTAAAAGCACAGACAGGCTTCTTTAAGTGGGGCATCAAAGGAGGTGCAAACCTGGGTAAACTGGATGGTACCGGTTATGACGATGCATTTAAACTGGGTTATCATTTAGGTGGTTTTGCACAGATCAATTTAGTAAAAGGTTTTGGTGTACAGGGTGAGTTGGTTTTCTCGCAAAGCACTACCCGTACCGTGGATAATTTCAGCGAGATTTACAATGGGGAAAACATCCAGTCGGATGCCAACGGGCAAAAGATCAAACTCAATTACCTGAGCATTCCCATCATGGTGAACATCCCGCTGGGCACACCCCGCGTTAAGCTGCAACTGGGCCCCCAGTACAGCATTTTAATGAGCAACAAGAACGTGATCAAAGCATCACAGGATGCGTTTAAATCCGGCGACTTTGGCGTAGTGGGCGGTCTTTGGTTCCAGTTGCCCATCGTCAACATCAGCGCGCGTTACTGTGTAGGCCTGTCTGATATGAACAATTTCAGCGAGGCTACAGACCAGTCTAAATGGCGCAACCAGTCCATCCAGCTGGGTGTGGGGGTTACCCTCTAGTAAGTTTTTAGTGACCATTTCCAGAAAAAGAGCATCTGTCGTGGATGCTCTTTTTTATGCACACCTTAGTAGAATTGGCGCCCAGCCTTTACCTTGTAGCACGGACAACGCATACCGGAACCAGTAGCATCTCACCAACACAGGCTGACAATCTGCCTCTGGCACTATACTTGACCAATAGCAGGAAACATAGAAAGAAGGGCTGATTTTACTAACATTATGACACTTTGTCCGGCCTGCTTTAAACATATATGATGAACAATTTTTTTTTAGGCAATTCGGAAGAGGAGATGGAATTCATGCCGATCATTCCGCTGAATGAAGAAACAGAGGGAGCCGAAGAAGAGAAGATCCCCGATGAGCTGGCACTCCTGCCGCTGCGGAACACCGTACTGTTTCCCGGTGTGGTACTGCCCATCACCGTGGGCCGTGATAAATCGATCAAAGCCGTAAACGACGCATATAAAACCGATAAGCTGATAGGGGTGGTGGCCCAGAAAGACAGCACCATTGAAGATCCCACCGTTGCAGACCTGAGCCAGGTAGGCACCGTGGCCCGCATTGTAAAGCTGATCAAGATGCCGGACGGCGGCACTACCATCATCATCCAGGGCCGCAAACGCTTCCGCATTGAACAGATCACAGCTGATGACCCATATTTCAAAGCCCGCATAGACATTCTCCAGGATGAGCCGCCTGCTGCTGCAGACGAAGAGTTTGATGTTTACATTTCCTCCATCAAAGACCTGGCGGGACAGATCATCCAGCTCTCACCCAACCTGCCTTCAGAGGCCAGCATTATCCTGAAGAATATTGAGAACACCGCGTTCCTGGTGCACTTCGTGTCCAGCAACCTCAATTCAGAGCTGGGAGATAAGCAACAATTGCTGGAGATCAACAACCTGCGCACCCGCGCGGAACTGCTCCTGAAGCTGCTGCAAACAGAACTGCAACTGGCGGAACTGAAAAATAAGATCACGAACAAAACCAAGGCAGACCTGGACAAACAGCAGCGCGAATACTTCCTGCAACAGCAGTTGAAAAGCATCCGCGAAGAATTGGGGGGCGACAGCAACGACCGCGAGGTAAAAGAATTGCTGCGTAAAGCGGAGCAAAAAAAATGGCCCGCCGCCGCCAAGGACCTGTTTAAGAAAGGTGCAGAGAAGCTGGAACGCATGCACCCCAGCACACCGGATTACTCCGTGGTATACAACCACCTGGATCTCATGCTGGACCTGCCCTGGGAAGATTATACCGCTGATAGTTACGACCTGAAAAAGGCAAAAAAGATACTGGATAATGACCACTACGGCATGGATAAGATCAAGGAGCGCATCCTGGAATACCTGGCCGTGCTGAAGTTGAAGGGGGACATGAAATCTCCCATCCTGTGCTTTGTAGGCCCTCCCGGTATTGGTAAAACCTCCCTGGGCCGCAGCATTGCCAACGCTATAGGCCGCAAGTATGTGCGCCTGAGCCTGGGCGGCCTGCATGATGAAAGTGAGATCCGCGGCCACCGCAAAACTTACATCGGCGCTATGCCCGGCCGCGTGCTGCAAAGCATCCGCAAGGTAAAAAGCTCCAACCCCGTGATGATCCTTGACGAGATAGACAAGATCGGGAACGATGGCCGTGGAGACCCCAGCTCCGCCCTCCTGGAAGTGCTGGACCCTGAGCAGAACAGCTCTTTTTACGATAACTACCTGGAGCTGGAATATGACCTGAGCAAGGTGCTGTTCATTGCTACCGCCAATAACATCAACGCCATCCACCCCGCCCTGCGCGACCGCCTGGAAGTGATAGAACTGAGTGGTTACAGCATTGAAGAAAAAGTGGAGATAGCCAAGCGCCACCTGCTGCCCAAGCAGAAGGAAGCACACGGGCTCAAAGACCTGAAGATCAAATTCAGCAATGCCTTGCTGGACAAGACCATCCAATCCTATACCCGCGAGAGCGGCGTGCGGGAACTGGACCGTGTGTTTGCATCGCTGATGCGCAGCCTGGCCAAGGATGTGGCCCTGGAAGAAGAAGTGCCGGACACCATGACGGAAGGCCACATTGAAACCATCCTGGGCAAGCCCCGTTACTCTAACGAGATCTATACCCTGGGCAACCCCGCCGGCGTGGCGGTGGGCCTGGCCTGGACCTATGTGGGTGGCGATATCCTCTTCATAGAGACCAGTCTCAGTGACGGCAAAGGAGAGCTGCGGCTTACCGGTAACCTGGGTAACGTGATGAAGGAATCTGCCAGCACGGCCCTCAGTTACCTGCAGGCCCATGCGGAAGAATATAAGATCGATCCTAAATTGTTCCAGCAAAAGACCGTGCACATCCACGTGCCGGAAGGTGCGGTACCGAAAGACGGTCCCAGTGCAGGCATCACCATGTTCACGGCCATCACCAGCGCCTTCACCGGCCGCCGCGTGAAGCCCTACCTGGCCATGACCGGCGAGATCACGCTACGCGGGCAGGTGCTGCCGGTAGGTGGTATCAAGGAAAAGATCCTGGCAGCCAAAAGGGCCGGCATCAAGGAAGTGGTCCTTTGCTGGCAAAATGAAAAAGACATCAGAGAGATCAACCCGGACTATATCAAAGGCATGAAATTCCATTATGTGCGTCAAATGAACCAAGTGGTAGATTTGGCGTTATTAAAGAAGAAGTAGTGCAAAACATTGTCGTCCGTTGCTGGCCGGCAAGGTGCAACTGGTACCCGGAGTAAGTGCCCGGGATTCATGTTGATTGTTTTAAGGGTTTAGCGAAGCCATTTCCGGAGGAAGTGGCTTCGCTATTTTTCGTACAGCGTACAGCGTACAGCGTACAACGTACAGCGTACAACGTATGGCGTATATTATTGTCCATATCGATCATTCGCTTAGATAGTACGTTGTACGTTGTACGCTGTACATTGTACAATTTTTCGATCATTCGCTTAGATAGTACGTTGTACGTTGTACGCTGTACATTGTACAATTTTTGTATTTTCCGGCCCCAAGTATCCCACTATGTACCGTCATATTGTTTTATTGCTGCTTATTATCGGACCGGGCGTGGTTGTGCGTGCACAGGTGCTGGGCGGGAAGAGCGCGTTTGCCTTCCTGGACCTGCCGGCATCGCCGCAGATCACGGCGCTGGGCAATGTGAATGTAAGCCAGCATAACAGTGACATTACCCTTTCCCTGCTCAATCCTGCGCTACTGCGGCCGGAGATGACCAGCCAGCTGGCGGCCAGCTACGCTGCCTATTTTGCCGATGTGAAGTACGGGCATGCCATGGGCGGTTATTATGCTTCAAAATTACAGACCACTTTTGCCGCCGGCATTCAATATCTTAATTACGGCAGCATGCCCCAAACTGATGCTGCCGGCACCATCCAGGGCAGTTTTACCGCGCGCGATCTGAATGCGCAGGTAAGCGCCTCCCGCCAGTACCTGGAGCGGTGGCACTATGGCGTTACGTTGCATTTTGTAAGCTCGCGCTATGGGGCGTATGCAGCATCCGGCCTGCTGGCGGATGTGGGCCTGGCTTACCAGGACAGCATACATGGGCTGCAAATAGGGCTGGTGGCGCGCAACATGGGCGGGCAGCTGAAAAGCTACGTGCCGGGGGAAGGGGAGCCTTTGCCCTTTGACCTGCAGCTGGGTATTTCAAAACAACTGGCGCATGTGCCGCTGCAGCTCTCCGCTACCCTGCATCATCTCTACCAGTTTGATGTGCGTTATGCAGATCCGGCGGAGGACAGTGCTGCAACAGGGCACGCGGTGGATAAGCTCATGCGCCATGCCGTGTTTGCGGTGCAATGGAACATTGGCAAGTACCTGGAGCTTACGGGGGCGTACAACTACCTGCGGCGCCAGGAGCTGGCGCTTACAGACGCCAAAGGCGCCAGTGGACTCAGTTTTGGGGCCGCGCTGGTAACGCGTAAAATACAATTGCGCTACGCCCGGTCTTACTACCAGCGCAGCGCAGCCTTCAATCATTTGGGGATCAATATTGCGCTCAACACTTTTACGAAGTGATTTCCTTACCATAGCAGTTCATAACATTACCGGCCATTGCGGGCTGGGTATGCGCAGTGGCATCCAGCGAAAGCCTTGCTCCTGGCGGCTTACATGGCCAAAGCCCGGCCAGGGGAGGTGGTAGCCGAATACCGGTTGCCTGCTTTGGCCCAGCATGGAGAGTACCCTGCGCCTTGTTTGCGCCGCCATATCAAAATCCGTATCGAAGATGGTGCCCCATTCCGGCTTTGCAAAGAGCAGGGCTTCGTCATGTGCAATATCGCAGAGGTGCAGGAAGGATTGTCCCTGCCGGCTTATCTCGAACATGCAATGGCCGGGTGTGTGGCCTGCGGCCAGGATGGGCGTAATGCATTCAAACAGGGGTGTGCCGGGGGAGAAGCATTGCAAGGCGCTGCCCATCTGCGCAAAGCTGTTGCGGATGCGGTGCTGCATGGATTGCAACGCACCTGCATCCGGTTTCCTGCTTTTGGAAAGGTCCAGCGTGTCACTCATCCAGCCATCGTATTCCTGCTGGGATACATGGATGCGGGCGTTGGGAAATACGGCGTTACCTGCTTTGTCAAACAACCCACCGGTATGATCGGAATGCATGTGAGAGATGAGGATATCTGTAATATCTTCCGTGGAGATACCCGCCATTGCCAGGTTTGCGGGCAGCACGCCTGCCTGGGGGCCATTCATTTGGCCGTTGCCGGCGTCGAACAAAATAACGCGGCCGGCGTGGCGCAGCACCAGGATATTGCTGGGCAATACAAACTGGTAGCGGCTTATACCCAGTTCCAGCAGGAGGTCCTGCACTTGTTCCGGAGGAACGCCGGGGGCAAATTCTTCCGGCGCATACTGTTCAGCGCCGTCTGTGACAACGAGGAGGTCCAGGTCTGCAAAATGTACCTTCATATGGCCCGTGGGCTGGGAGCGTGGTTGCATGTCATGTTTTTGAGATCGTTGCAAATCTAGCTACATTGCCCAGGTATTACAAAGCAGGCATAGGCTAAAATTTTAGACCAATGGCAAAAGCAATGGCACGGAAGCTAAAAGATTTCAATCCTACCAATTGTGCGGTAACATATTGTATGAACATCATTGGGGGCAAGTGGAAACCGGTGATCATCCACCTGCTGCGCAATGGGCAAAACCGCTATAGCCTGATGCAGAAAGGGATGCCGGAAGCCAGTAAACAAACGCTTACCAACCAGTTGCGGGAGCTGGAAGCGGATGGCATTATCACCCGTGAAACCTTTGCCGGTAGCCCGCCGCGGGTGGAGTATCATATTACTCCGCTGGGCGCTTCATTATTACCTATTATTGACGCTATGCGTACCTGGGGAAAGGGGCAGATGAATACCGGGGAATAACAAACGTAACGTGCATAACAACAAAACGCCCGCAAAATCAGCATTTGCGGGCATCTTGTTATATCGTATATCCGTAACCGTTAGTCCTGCAACTGGCGTTTGTATAACTGGATGGTGTTTTCCAGTCCATAGTAAAGCGCATCTGCAATGAGGGCATGGCCGATGGAGACTTCAGCGAGTTGGGGAATGTGCAGTTTAAAAAAGCGCAGGTTCTCCAGGTTCAGGTCGTGGCCGGCGTTGATGCCCAAACCCAAGCTGGTAGCTTCTTTGGCGGTGTTCTTATAATCGTTGAACAGGGCCAGGTTCTGTGGCTGGGTGCGTGCTTTTGTATATTCTTCTGCGTAGGGGCCGGTGTAGAGTTCTATGCGGTCTGCCCCGGAAGATTTGGCGGCTTCCACCAGTCGTACTTCCGGGTTGAGGAAGATAGATACGCGGATGCCGGCGCTTTTCAGCTCACCGATCACATCGCGCAGCTGGTCCTGGTAAGTGATGGTATCCCAGCCGGTGTTAGAGGTGATAGCATCTGGCGGATCGGGGACCAGGGTGCATTGATGTGGCTTTACTTCCATGACCATTTTCATGAAAGCGCGTGAGGGATAGCCTTCAATATTGAATTCCGTTTTCAAGAGTGGTTTCAGATTGTATACGTCACTGTAGCGGATGTGGCGTTCATCCGGGCGGGGGTGCACCGTAATGCCGTCTGCGCCAAAACGTTCAATATCCTGTGCTACTTTCAGCACATCGGGGAGGTTGCCACCGCGGGCATTCCGCAGGGTGGCGATCTTATTGATGTTTACACTGAGCTTGGTCATGGTGCAAAGGTAAGGGAAATTGTACTAGGTGCCCTGGGCCTGGGGGGCTTAAGTCTTAAGTCTTAAGTCTTAAGTCTTAAGTCCTAGGTCCTAGGTCTTAGGTCCTGCATTTTGGGGCCGAAGTCTCAAGTCTCACATCTGGTACTTGCGCTGTCTCAATTGTGTGCCTGGCGATAGGATTGCCATAAATAAAAAAGCGCCGACCATAAGACCGGCGCTAAAAGTAAATATGTTATCAAAGCTTAGTACCTAATACTTAAGACCTGGTACCTAAGACAATTTTAATAACGGTAATAATCCGGCTTAAACGGACCTTCCTTCGGCAGGCCGAGGTACTCTGCCTGGGTGCTTGTCAGTTCGTCCAGTTCCACACCGATCTTTTTCAGGTGCAGGCGGGCTACTTTTTCATCCAGGTGTTTGGGCAGTACGTAAACTTTGTTTTCGTACTTGTCGGCGTGCAGCCAGAGTTCCAGCTGGGCCAGGGTTTGGTTGGTGAAGGAGTTGCTCATCACGAAGGAGGGGTGGCCGGTAGCGCAACCCAGGTTTACCAGGCGGCCTTCTGCCAGCAGGATGATGTCTTTACCATCAATGGTGTATTTATCTACCTGCGGTTTGATCTCTACTTTGGTGTTGCCATAGTTCGTGTTCAGCCAGGCTACGTCGATCTCGATATCGAAGTGGCCGATGTTGCACACGATGGCTTTGTCCTTCATGGTTTTGAAGTGGGCGCCGGTGATGATATCGCGGCAACCGGTGGTGGTTACGATGATATCTGCTTCTTTCACGGCGTCTGCCATTTTCTTTACTTCGTAACCTTCCATAGCAGCCTGCAGGGCGCAGATGGGGTCTATTTCGGTTACGATCACGCGGGCGCCGGCACCTGCCAGTGATTCGGCAGAACCTTTACCTACGTCGCCAAAACCGGCTACTACAGCTACTTTACCAGCGATCATCACGTCTGTAGCGCGACGGATCGCATCTACGCAGGATTCGCGGCAGCCATATTTGTTATCGAATTTGGATTTGGTTACAGAGTCGTTGATGTTGATGGCAGGAATGGGCAGGGAGCCGTTCTTCATGCGCTCATACAGGCGGTGTACGCCGGTAGTGGTTTCTTCGCTCAGGCCTTTCACGTGCTGGATCAGCTCGGGGTATTTGTCAAATACCATGTTGGTGAGGTCACCTCCATCGTCCAGGATCATGTTCAGGGGGCGGTCTTCGCCACCGAAGAACAGGGTTTGTTCAATGCACCAGTCGAAGTCCTGTTCATTGAGGCCTTTCCAGGCAAATACCGGGATACCGGCAGCGGCAATAGCAGCGGCGGCGTGGTCCTGGGTAGAGAAGATATTGCAGGAGCTCCAGCGCACTTCAGCGCCCAGGGCTACCAGTGTCTCGATCAGTACAGCAGTTTGGATGGTCATGTGCAGGCAGCCGGCGATACGGGCGCCTTTCAGGGGTTGGCTGGCACCATATTCTTCGCGCAGTGACATCAGGCCTGGCATTTCTGCTTCTGCCAGTTCTATTTCCTTACGTCCCCATGCAGCGAGGGACATGTCCTTAACCTTGTAGGGGAGGCTAAAATCAATGTTTGGTTTAGCTATTGTAGACATTCGTATTTTATTTGGTGCAAATCTACCTTAATTCCCCTTGTTATCATAATCCCAAAATGGTGTTATGCACCCCTGTTCCGTTATTTTTTTGTCATCAATCCTGCCAGGTTTTTAGGAGGTACGCCATTTTTTCAACCATTATGGCGGGCTTATCCACAAATGTGCACAACCCTGCCGGTTGATCATATGTATTGATTTTCAGTAAAATATTATTTTATAATTATGCGTTATTAACATTTTTGCAGTTAATTCGTGATAATTTATATATTTGCACAATAAATTATATAATATTAACTTTAATTGTTTTCAGTCGTATACTGCTATCAAAGAAGCATCGGGAAGGGGTATTGGGCCCGCTCATAATCGGTCGTACAAGAAGAAACTCCACGGTATAGGATTGGTTTTTCACTATGCACAGTAGCCTGCAACTTTAGCGTCACGGGACCGCATATGACTGCAAGCATAGGCCTATACCCGAAATTATCAGATCAGGAATCCATTCCGGGCAGGAGCGTGAGGGGGAGAAATAGCGGGGGTGCCGGGTGGCTAACGCATTAAATTATGTTACTCCTTACCTATCCTATGAAAAGCAAATGTGCTATCAGCAGCGTTGTACACGCTTGGGGCCTTGGCCTGCTTTTCCTGTTATGCGGTTTACTGGGTGCGGTGCCGGTTGCGGCGCAGGCGCCGGTGCGCATTATTAATCCTACGGGGGGCGGTACCGGTGATCCGGGGCTGCGCATAGAGGTGTATGCGGATGGGAGTTATCATGTGTACCGTGACGGGAAGCGGGAAACGTATGAGGGGAGTGATAAAATGAGCTGGGAGACCACTCCACATAACATACGGGGCCCCCAGACATATATTGCCCTTGCAGATGGTTATAACAGTGTTCCCGATCCTAATGAAAATAACCTCATTGCCCTGCAGCCTTCCTGGGTATCGCCCATTTATGGCAGTGGCACCGCAGGTAACCCCTGGAAGGTACAGATCATGGGTAAGGCCCACCAGGACAACTTCCGGTCTGGGGCTACAGATTTTTACTATACCATTATCCTGGAATATGTTAAGAACAATAACTACTTCTATACCAACTACCTGCTTTACTTTACCAACGGCGACCTGGTAGATTCTGACATCTATATTTTCCAAACAGAACGCGTGGTGATGGGTGCTGATCTGACTGACCTGACCGCGCTGGCGAATAGCGAATGTGTAATAGGTTATAAATCCTCTGAGTCTGATGGCGACGGCCCTAATCCCTCTGTAGTAGCCGCCTACCGCAGCACTTCCTGTGGCGCCGGTATACCTGCTCCTCGCAGCCATGTGCTTAAGATGAATGGTGGGTCCAATAATGGCAGCCAGCAGCGATTCCGCAGTTACTTCGTAGGCAATGAGACCGGCCGGATGACGCTACAGGAAAATATCCTCCAGCTACTGCCTAACAGTATTCAGTCTGCGCCAGCAGCCGGTACTTATGTGGGTATTTCCGCCAATAAGTTTTTTGACAACTTTATGGGCGATAATAAATGGGAGTGGACCGATCCCAGCGCTGATGGTTACCACCGTCCCAGTATCAGCACCCGGATGCTTACCGGTTACGGCACCACCCCCAATGACTTTGATGCCACACCTGTAGGGAATGCGCCTACCACCTTTGGTAGCGAGCCTCCTAAGATAGGGTTCCTTAAATCCACGGTCAAGGTGGGAGAAGGGAATAGCGGTGATGTGCAATACACGGGCAATATGCTCTACATCACCAGTGCCACCGCATTGCCAGCAATATTGACAGCAGACCTCATGCTGGAAATAGATGGCGTGTCCATCCCGGTGGCAAACCTGGATGGTAACCAGGCTGGCACCGCAGCAGATTACAAGTTGTCAAACGGTACACTGATCAAGGCTTTTAGCAATAGCACTCCAACCGATACGATCAAGATCCCGTTGGATTCATTCTTTATCACCG encodes the following:
- a CDS encoding porin family protein; the encoded protein is MKKLFLAMTVLALTSLSAVKAQTGFFKWGIKGGANLGKLDGTGYDDAFKLGYHLGGFAQINLVKGFGVQGELVFSQSTTRTVDNFSEIYNGENIQSDANGQKIKLNYLSIPIMVNIPLGTPRVKLQLGPQYSILMSNKNVIKASQDAFKSGDFGVVGGLWFQLPIVNISARYCVGLSDMNNFSEATDQSKWRNQSIQLGVGVTL
- the lon gene encoding endopeptidase La, giving the protein MMNNFFLGNSEEEMEFMPIIPLNEETEGAEEEKIPDELALLPLRNTVLFPGVVLPITVGRDKSIKAVNDAYKTDKLIGVVAQKDSTIEDPTVADLSQVGTVARIVKLIKMPDGGTTIIIQGRKRFRIEQITADDPYFKARIDILQDEPPAAADEEFDVYISSIKDLAGQIIQLSPNLPSEASIILKNIENTAFLVHFVSSNLNSELGDKQQLLEINNLRTRAELLLKLLQTELQLAELKNKITNKTKADLDKQQREYFLQQQLKSIREELGGDSNDREVKELLRKAEQKKWPAAAKDLFKKGAEKLERMHPSTPDYSVVYNHLDLMLDLPWEDYTADSYDLKKAKKILDNDHYGMDKIKERILEYLAVLKLKGDMKSPILCFVGPPGIGKTSLGRSIANAIGRKYVRLSLGGLHDESEIRGHRKTYIGAMPGRVLQSIRKVKSSNPVMILDEIDKIGNDGRGDPSSALLEVLDPEQNSSFYDNYLELEYDLSKVLFIATANNINAIHPALRDRLEVIELSGYSIEEKVEIAKRHLLPKQKEAHGLKDLKIKFSNALLDKTIQSYTRESGVRELDRVFASLMRSLAKDVALEEEVPDTMTEGHIETILGKPRYSNEIYTLGNPAGVAVGLAWTYVGGDILFIETSLSDGKGELRLTGNLGNVMKESASTALSYLQAHAEEYKIDPKLFQQKTVHIHVPEGAVPKDGPSAGITMFTAITSAFTGRRVKPYLAMTGEITLRGQVLPVGGIKEKILAAKRAGIKEVVLCWQNEKDIREINPDYIKGMKFHYVRQMNQVVDLALLKKK
- the porQ gene encoding type IX secretion system protein PorQ — encoded protein: MYRHIVLLLLIIGPGVVVRAQVLGGKSAFAFLDLPASPQITALGNVNVSQHNSDITLSLLNPALLRPEMTSQLAASYAAYFADVKYGHAMGGYYASKLQTTFAAGIQYLNYGSMPQTDAAGTIQGSFTARDLNAQVSASRQYLERWHYGVTLHFVSSRYGAYAASGLLADVGLAYQDSIHGLQIGLVARNMGGQLKSYVPGEGEPLPFDLQLGISKQLAHVPLQLSATLHHLYQFDVRYADPAEDSAATGHAVDKLMRHAVFAVQWNIGKYLELTGAYNYLRRQELALTDAKGASGLSFGAALVTRKIQLRYARSYYQRSAAFNHLGINIALNTFTK
- a CDS encoding MBL fold metallo-hydrolase → MQPRSQPTGHMKVHFADLDLLVVTDGAEQYAPEEFAPGVPPEQVQDLLLELGISRYQFVLPSNILVLRHAGRVILFDAGNGQMNGPQAGVLPANLAMAGISTEDITDILISHMHSDHTGGLFDKAGNAVFPNARIHVSQQEYDGWMSDTLDLSKSRKPDAGALQSMQHRIRNSFAQMGSALQCFSPGTPLFECITPILAAGHTPGHCMFEISRQGQSFLHLCDIAHDEALLFAKPEWGTIFDTDFDMAAQTRRRVLSMLGQSRQPVFGYHLPWPGFGHVSRQEQGFRWMPLRIPSPQWPVML
- a CDS encoding winged helix-turn-helix transcriptional regulator; translated protein: MAKAMARKLKDFNPTNCAVTYCMNIIGGKWKPVIIHLLRNGQNRYSLMQKGMPEASKQTLTNQLRELEADGIITRETFAGSPPRVEYHITPLGASLLPIIDAMRTWGKGQMNTGE
- a CDS encoding pyridoxine 5'-phosphate synthase, yielding MTKLSVNINKIATLRNARGGNLPDVLKVAQDIERFGADGITVHPRPDERHIRYSDVYNLKPLLKTEFNIEGYPSRAFMKMVMEVKPHQCTLVPDPPDAITSNTGWDTITYQDQLRDVIGELKSAGIRVSIFLNPEVRLVEAAKSSGADRIELYTGPYAEEYTKARTQPQNLALFNDYKNTAKEATSLGLGINAGHDLNLENLRFFKLHIPQLAEVSIGHALIADALYYGLENTIQLYKRQLQD
- the ahcY gene encoding adenosylhomocysteinase encodes the protein MSTIAKPNIDFSLPYKVKDMSLAAWGRKEIELAEAEMPGLMSLREEYGASQPLKGARIAGCLHMTIQTAVLIETLVALGAEVRWSSCNIFSTQDHAAAAIAAAGIPVFAWKGLNEQDFDWCIEQTLFFGGEDRPLNMILDDGGDLTNMVFDKYPELIQHVKGLSEETTTGVHRLYERMKNGSLPIPAININDSVTKSKFDNKYGCRESCVDAIRRATDVMIAGKVAVVAGFGDVGKGSAESLAGAGARVIVTEIDPICALQAAMEGYEVKKMADAVKEADIIVTTTGCRDIITGAHFKTMKDKAIVCNIGHFDIEIDVAWLNTNYGNTKVEIKPQVDKYTIDGKDIILLAEGRLVNLGCATGHPSFVMSNSFTNQTLAQLELWLHADKYENKVYVLPKHLDEKVARLHLKKIGVELDELTSTQAEYLGLPKEGPFKPDYYRY